The following DNA comes from Pelagicoccus enzymogenes.
GGAAAACCATCCTGCAGGCATTGGACAGCAGCAGAAATTCGAGCTCATCCCAGACCTTCGCTTCAGGCATGGCAGCCGCATCGCCGGCGACATGCTGGTCAAAACCATAATCGAAGAGCTTGTAGTGCCAGCGTGGTTACGGAACTCCAGCAGCCAAGCCTTTGAAAAGATAACCGATGCGGAACAGCTGATTCGGTACCTGTTCCAAACGCCGACCGACGCCAATCTGATGGGCGTGGACGCGAAGGCGATGTCCAAGCTGGTTCGCTTCCTACGCCTCTGCCTCATTCCGCTCGCGAATGCCCTGCTCGGTCGCTTGTCCGAAGCGAAAGAGACGGACGGTTGGGGTCCGCTGATCGTCGAGGACATCATCGAACCTCGTTTCGTCGAAGACTTCAACAAGCTCGTAGACCGGCTGGTCAAAGTGAAAAGCGTGAACGGCCGCCTTTGGCGCGGTCCCGCCTTTCCAGTCGAGGGGGCTCGCCTCACCATCGACCGCGACGCTCTGGTCCGCTGTATCGACAGGACCTTTTCCGGTCTGCTGGATACCCTCTCGGACTTGGCTGGACGTCACCGCTGCGATCTTGTCATCGTATCAGGAAAGCCATCCGAGCTGCCCCGGATCCGGGAATTGATGTTGCGCAAGTTCCCGCTCCTGCCCCAGCGGATCATACACGTTAAGTCTTTCCCCGCCGGACATTGGTATCCATTCAAGCGTCTCGGTTCGGATCGCATCACCGACGCGAAAACCTGCACCGTCGTTGGAGCTGCGCTCTTCCAGGATATTTGTAATGGCAACCTCAATACATTTACGATAAGGCCTGCGGATCGTTCCGAACTTTCGAGGAGATTTTGTTGGGGCTTCGCTCGCCGGAACATGTTGCCTCGTGATTTCTTCAACTCGAACAATCTACTTTTCCGCCCTTCGGAGTTACCTCGCCCTCAAAGCGGGCAGGATCGAGTTGAGTTCGAGAAGTCATTCGCCGACTTTCCACTCAACATTCGCATCGGGCGTCAGATCGAGACCATGCGCGATCTCCAGCCCGATCCCGTATACGAAGTCAGCCTAGACCCAAGCCGCTACCCGGGAGCGCAGCCTTACACCGCCGACGTGACTCTCAGATGGGTTTCGGAGAGAGGAAAAGGCGAATACATCGAGCTCGTTAAAGTCAGCCCGAGCACTCGTTTCCCGGAAATCGATCCTGCCGCTGTTCGCTTCCTGCTCAACACCCTACTGGAGGAGAGCTTCTGGCTCGACGACCCATCCCTCGAAATAGCAAGCGTCTGAAGCTTTCCCACGAGCTTATCCTAAAATGTCCGACTCAATTGAAATCCCCAGCCAACGCCCCCTCAAGCGTCCCTATTTCCTGCTGCGAACCTCCGACGGAAGAAACCACTACTTCCGATACGAGATCGTAAGGGCCGTCTTCCACTCCACCGATCCGATTTCACGCTTTCTACCGAGAGCCGAAGTGGTCGGCAAGCCGGACGCCCGCGCTCCGAGCGACCAGCAAGAACCCGCCTTGGTCTACGATTTCTCGGAACTGGATCTCGAGGATCCCGCACCCCTCAAATACATCTCTGACGCGGAGATCGAAGCCTTTACCGCTGCGGTTGACGCTTTTCTCCTGCGCGACGCCAACGCAGCAACCGTTTCGTCCTACGAACGCGAGCTGCGAGAACACTTTCGACTCCCTGATCCAGTAAAAGAGAAAGACGCGTACTGGACTTACGGTCCCAAAAAAGACCGCAAGCTTCTCATCCTTCACGGCGTGGAGTACGAACCGGAAACGTCGGTCACGCTCGACACGGTTATCAGCCACCTCGAACGAAACTGTCGCCTTCCTTGGGGACTCGCGCAGGACCGAGTCATCGAACGCATCCAAGAGACGGGCGAACCGCTGAGCAAATTCGTAGCGCGTCCGACTTCCAATGGCTTCCTTGTAGCGGGAAAACGGATACCGATCGAAGACACGAAACCGGCAAAACGTTTTCCACCTAAGCTAGCCAGCGCTTTCCGAGCGGCAGCGGAGGACTTCTATCGTCGAGCTCACGATGGAAATTGCTCCAGCAACTCCGAGAGAGAATGGCGCAGCCAGTTCAAGCTCCCCGACCCTAAGTATAGCCAAAACGCGTATTTCCTGTGCAAGCAAGACGGACAAACATCTCTGCTGGTGTCCCTCTCGGAAAAGGAGAAGGAAGAGAACTGTATCCATCTTTGCGAGGATCCCAAGATTCCCGCTACCCTTAACGATCAGCCCACAGTCGCCAGCCGCTTGGCGAGCTTGAAGCCCAGCATCTGGATTCCTGTAGGGATTGCCGCAGCGGGCGTGGCCCTCATAGGCGCCCTGGCAACTTTCATAGCGAATCGAGACACCGTTGGACCAACTCTCGACACATCCATCGGAGACAATGGAATTGTCGCCTTGGACGATGACACTCCATCGGGACCTTACACTATCACCTTAAACTTTACCGAAACGATCGACCCGGGGTCGCTCCTGAACGAAGCGGGGGAAAGCAACTTGGAAGTCCGAGAGGATCGAAGCAACGTGCAGTGGGCACTTGCGGAAGTTCCCGAACTCGTCGGCGAAAACCAAAACCAAATTCGCCTTACCCTCGCCCGCTCCATGCAGGAAGGCACCGACTATCTCGTAATTGCAAAGAACCTGTCAGACCTTAAGGGAAATATAACGCAAGAGATCGAAACCGAGTTCGAGTTCGACGATAAGCTGCCACCTGCGATCAATCCCGAGCGCAAACCCACTGCGGAAGGAGCTTCGGCCCGCATGGTACGGATTTTCTTCACCGACAGTCTCGACGAACGTTCGGTGAACGACACGCGCAACTACCATATCGAACCCATTGTACTGGCAGGCAGCGCCGACGGCGAGACCAAGCCGTTGACCATCAGGGACGCGTCCTACAACAAAGAGGACAACTCCATCACGCTCAGCGTCGAGGCGGACCAGAATCCGTTTAAGGAGAGCCGTGAATACAGAGCGACCATATCCGGGATCGAGGATACAGCCGGCAACGAAGTCGATGACGACGCGCCGCTGATAGTTCGGTTCTCTTATGTGGATACCCTCGCCCCAAAGGTGGAGGACGTTGTCGCCAACAGCAGCCAGTATGAGATAAAAATCCGCTTTAACGAAAGCGTACAGCCTGACCTTTCCCGTATCGACGACTACCTGCGTTTCGAGGACCGCAATGGAAACCGAATCGCAATCCGGCGCGCGAACCTCGAATCCGCCAACGAGGTCATTGCCGTTGAGACAGATGCAGCGCTTCGCAATGGAATCACCTACACTGCGTATGTGAAAGACGTGCCCGACCGCGCCATCAATCCTAATTTGCTGGAGAGCGAAACTCGCCTCGACTTCGACTTCGTAGGCCAATCCGATCTCGAAGGTCCAAGCCTCGTAGAAGCCTCCGCTCTTTCCACGAGACTTCTTCTCACATATAGCGAAGCAATCGACCGTCGCATCACAAATAGCGACCAATTCGGTCGTTTCGTCCTAGAGGACGAACACCAAAAGCGATACGAAATTGCCCAAGCCGAAATTCGTGACGACAAGCCCAACGTCCTGCGCCTGCAGACCGTCGAGCTGATGCCTGACGACACCCAGTTTACGATAACAACGCCAGGGGTCACCGACAACACCCGCAACAAAGGCAACGACAAGGACCTGAGCCTCAGCTTCGCTTCGCGAACGATGGCGGGTCCCATCGAGCTGCAGCAAGCGGTGTACGACCCGACAACCTCGAACGTTCTCGTCAAATTCAACCGACGCCCCACGGCAGCAGTACTCGATTCTCCTCATTGGTTCGAGTTCCAACCTGAACTTGAAGTCAAAAGCATCTCCGTTTCGCCAGACAACCCGCGCGAGTTGATGGTCGAAGTGGGTGAGCTTTCGCCCGATGCTCCCTACTACCAACTCAACGTGAGCGCCGAACTCACCGCTCTTGATGAAAGCAAGCCCATCAAGACCCTATCGACTCGCTTTAACGAGCGCAGCGGATACTAATTTTCAAAACCACACCTCTACCACTATCAAACCCGTCAGCACCATGATTCGCAAAGGTCTCCTCCTCCTATTCGCCTCGACTGCGCTTGCCATTGCCAGCGCTCAAACCCCACAAGAATCCGAACCGCGCGTCTCACGCAACGGACTGAAAGAAGAGCAACGAATAATATCCGTTCACCTTCGCGAAGCCCGCAAAGACCTCGACCGCGCCAAGGTTGACCTAAACGGCAACAGAATGCGCACCGCCGAGGTCGTTATCGCTCGCACTGAAGTTTCGATTTCCAAGGCCGGCGGTCTCCTCGAGGAACACCCCGTCCGTATCGAGAAGCTGAAAGGCTTGTTTATCAACGACGCCGTTCGCGAAGAGCTCCGCGAGGTCTTTAATGAGATCGACAACGAATACCTAAACCTCGAACGCGAATTCTACACGATGGTCGACGAGATTGGCGGCGGCGCCTCTCGACGTTCCCGCATGGAATTCTTGAAGCTCATTTCCAGCGCAATCTCCGAACTCGCAGCGACAGACCCAGCCCTTGGCAAGCAGCTAGAAGCCTTGCTAGCCGAATACGAGGCTTGCCTCAAGGCCGGCGACAACGATTGCGCTACTGAAAAGCTAATAGCGCTGCGCGAGCTGTACGAATCCAAGAAATCCGAAATTGCAGCTGCAACAGGTAAACAAGTTTCCACTGACAATATCATCAGTTCTGAGCCGAAGGATTGGCCAGCTCTCATCGATCAGCTTGCTGGCTCTCAACAAGCGGAGGCCCTGGCTCTGATGCAGGCAACCCAGTCGATCACCAACCCCGACAAACGCCACGAAGCAGAAAAATTGTATTCGGATTACCTATACGCTCTCCAGCAAGGAGACTCAGCCAAGGCAGCAGAGCTCAGAGCTCGCATCGAGGAGCTGACAGGCGCTCCCATGCCTACTCCGCAGACGACAAAGGATACGCCTCGCGTTGAAGTGAAAAATGGACGCATGACCTTCATCGACGTGAACGGCCGCCCCATTGTCTCAGCTGATGCCGCAACCATGCGGGACGGCCCAAACAACCTTCCACAAGTCGAGTACGCTGGCGGAATCGGCAAGCGCATCACCAAGGAGTACGACGTAATCATCGACTACAATTCAGCCAATCAAACCTTCACCGCTTCCCAAGGAAACGTGAAGATCTGGTCGCTCGAAGTAACGGAAGACCCATCTCAGAGAATTCTCGACACATCCCTTATCACTACTTTCGAGCTTAAGGATGCAGGTATCGTGGGCGACGACTACGCCGTCGAATCATGGGTCATGACGGACCAATCTGGAAACGTTATCCGCGACGGTTCCGGCTCTAGCTTCCGGGTCGAGTTCACCGAGCCCGGCACCTACCGTATCATCGCGCGGGGCCGTACACTTCGAGGCAAAGACTTCGAGATCGGGCGCGAGTATCCGATCGCAGAAGGAATTCTCGAGTAGTCCAATCTTTAGAGGATCGTCCAGCTGGGCGATCCTCCATTGTTTCCAACCTCATTCCAATCCTCCTTATCCATGTCGGAAGAGTCCACCGAATCGCTGGAGTCCATCATCGCGCGTGCGCTAGGCGTGGCGGAAGACGACCTCAAAACTCGCTCACCCTCCGAGGTCTGCGCTGAATTGGCCAACGTCGCGACTCAGCGAGAAAAGGAATACAACGAAGCTCAAGGCCGCATAAACAAGAGAATGGCCAAGACGCGACTTTCCCATATCCAGCAGGCATGCGAGGCATCAAAAAAGTGGAGCAATCGAGAGAGCTTATCCCAAGTGCTGGATCAGGCTATGGAACTAGCAGATGCCGGGTCCCATTTTCGCGCGATAGATATTCTGAACAGTCATGAGAGCGAATTTAGGGAACTCGAGGAGTCCCCGCTTAAAGTTCGCTACCATCAAGTACAGGAACTGATTCAAGCAACGGTACGCCCGAAAGAAGCTGAAACACAAAAAGAAGTTTTCCAAGAAAAGCCTGATCCGATTCCACAACGCGAACCCGAACCTCCTCAGGTAGTTGATGCCAGCCGCCCCCAAGCTGATTCCGCTCCGCATTCGATCCCTTCATTCAGAGATCCGCCAGAGACGACCAATCGTACAACCGAGCAGACTTCACCGGTGCCGCCCCCTTGCAAACGCTTCACTTACGATTTGGGAGAGAAAGGAAGGCTACACGTCATTGGCCCCGACAAGCCCCTGACCTTCGGCCGCTACAAGAGCCAGCATGGCCCTGACTACGAGCTACTCGCCGCAATCCCCAAAGAAAAAAGCGAAACCTCTCGCCTTATCCGCATGCTATCTGCTCGCCACGGCTCCATCATCCATAGCGCCGGCCAGTGGGGCATCTTGGACAGCTGGCCCAATCAAGATGTGAGCTCCACCAATGGGATCTTTATCGAGAAGGTTAAACTAGAGTCTCCCGCCAGCTTCCGCCGCTTGCACGGCAAACACTTATCTTTCGCAACCGCTGACGAAACGATACCCCTGCCACACTTTCGTATCTATGTCCTGGATGCGAAAACATTCGATGCGCCTGAATCAGTACTTTTGGAACGCCTCGACGCCTTCAAAGATCACATACTGCTTCTCGCCGGAGAGGCCGAGCTACCAAACACCTTCGCCCCCCTTTCCTTCAACCGTACCGCAAAGGGATTCACGATTGGAAATGAGCCTAGCCCAGTCACACCCCAGACCCAAGGCGTTATCAGCTTCGAATCCCTCGAAGTATCACCATTTGAACCCGTCTTCTTCGGCCGGGAGATCTAGATCATCCCCGAGCGAGTAGATTCGATTCAAAGATTTGGAACATCGGGCGTCTCAATGACAACCGTTCGCACCACTCGGAATCCCAAGTCGTCGTATCCATTGTCGGGGATCTCTCCATATCGTACAGCTGCGCGACAATCCACCGCATCATCAACCCAGCTACCGCCTCTCTCGATGCGTACACCTCCGTCATCAGGCCCCACAGGATCAATCACTGGATCGCTCGAAGGATTCCCTGACCTATCCCAACACCATTCAAGTACGTTGCCATGCATATCATACAGCCCCCATTCATTGGGCTGTTTCTTCGCAACCTCACTGGTTCTATCGCCACTGTTACCACCGAACCAACCGACCGCATCCAAATTGGGGTCAACCGGATCCACTCCGGTATTTGCAATGGCACCTGAGTAGAACGCTGTTGTCGTTCCAGCCCGACAGGCGTATTCCCATTCGGCTTCGGTCGGCAAGCGGTAGCCATCGGCGTTCCACTTCGCGAATATGGAGCCTGTACCACTGCGCAGTACTGCTTCCGGTTCAAAGGTATCACTCGTGTAGTAAACCGGCTCGAAACCATTCATTTCACTACGAGCGTTGCACCATTTAACAGCGTCCCACCAACTCACCTCGGTAATCGGATGCGACATGGATGCTCCTTCGAAACTGCCAGCCTTTCCATTTGAAAGATCATCGTAGCCATTTGTAGCAGCCCATGATCTTACAGAAGTCCAAGTTTCAGCAGTCGTCTCGGTAGCCGACATATAGAAAGAATGAGTCAGCGTAACATCATGAAGCGTTTCGCGTGATGCATCACGTCCTGGCTCTTCTGCAGGCGAACCCATCGAGTACGAACCAGCCGGTATAAGAGTGAATTCGTTCATACCGAGAGAAGTATCGCGGCTCAACACGATACGGTAAAAGACGGGCTGCGTCGGCGTCGTTACCGTTAGCAGTAACAATCCAGAATCGGATGTGCTTGCCTCTAAAATTGAAACCGCGTTCCACTCGATAAAATCCACGCTGCTTTCTAGGCTGTAGCTGACCCCGTCTTTAATGGGGCCCACCTCCAGCTTCGTTACTTCGCCAGGCATTACGCTCGTGTGGAGGCGAGAGTCAAAGTCTACCGGATTGAATCGTCCGATATACTCGAACTGGTTTGTGTGCCCATCTCGGTCTATATCTCCCAGTCGGGTCCAACGCACAACGGGCTCCGGACGCTCGACCCCGACATATATATCTAGCCATTCGCTAAAAGCATCGTTCTCTCCGGCTTCCAGATCTATTCCAGAGAAGTTGACAACTTCACTTGCGCCTTCTTCTTGGACCTGTCCCGAGAATGATTTTTCGTTTTCTACAATGGTCATTACAAGCGTCTTGGAGCCTGGAACTGCTGTAGAAATTTCTCCGGACTCGCTAACATTCGCTTCATCAACAAAAACATCGCCGCTTTCATCGGAGGCTACCACCAACACCTCGCCACTTGGCTTGACCAAGATCGTCGCGCTGCTGCTTCCACCCGTGCCAACCTCGAAGACCCCTGCGAAAGCAGCAGCCTCCCCGCTTGGTTCACGTCCCAAGACGAAATCTCCTATACATGGCAAATTGCCGGTTATGTTTCCCTCGTTGGAAAGCGTGAGGTACGTACGTGATCCATTTGGAAGTTTTACCGCAATACGCTTTTCGCCATCTAGGCTAGCTGAGTAAACAACGGCATTGTTTCTGTCGCCCTCACCACACACCACAAATACTCTTCCAGTGCTTCCATCAGCGGACAACCAGAGATCGACTCGGTTTTCCACTGTTGAGAGGCGAATATTGCTGAGCGGGATTAGCTGGCTCGAATAGAAACCTCCCGGACTTGCATTTTGCGTGATGGTAAGCGTTTCGGCCCCTACGCTGACCAAGCCCACTCTTGCCTCACCAGATAGGTTGGCTTCGAGTTCGTAGCGAAGCGTATGATTGCCGCTACCAGCGGCATCCCCGATTATCGAAATCCAATCGCTATCGCTTGCTGCTGACCAAGTTTGATTCGTTAGAATTTCGAGAGTTCCTTCGATCGCGAGGCCGACATGAGTCACCTCACTGCTACCAAGGTAAAGATAAGGAGGTATCTCGTTTACCGTTAAGTTGTAGGTTGCTGAGTAATTCCAACCCACTTTTTCGAACGTATCCCTTTCTGCACTACGGCCTAGTCCAAGCTGTCCGTAGTTATCAGAACCGAACACGAGCGAGCGTCCGTCAAGCCTTCTTGCAAACCCGCTTGGACCTTCTGTTTTGTGGGCAACTATATCATCAGCAACGACTGAATATTTGTTCACCTCACCTTCGGAGTCGGGAACTAGCAACTTCAGCTCACCCGAGTTTGTCAGATAAGAAATGCTGGAGTTGCCCGCGCTAATTGTCGCAACTCGGTTGTCTACCAATACGGGAGTGCTATGGATTTCAGAATCGTAATTACCGAGTTCGCCAAACGAGTTTCTACCCGCTCCGAACAACACTCCGTCCGAGGTTACGAAGAACGTATGCCAATATGTCATAGCAACCTGCTCAACATTCTCCGCGATCCGAACTGGAACTGGCACCATATCTTCAGTCCCTTGCCCTAGCTCGCCGTATTGATTGCGACCGAAGGTCCAAAGCGAACCATCCGTCTTTATATAGGCAGAATTCCAGCGTGAGGCTGCGACCTGGCTCACACCATCCGCTATAAATAAAGGCGTTTGCTGACGCTCTTCGGCCTCGGCCGTAAGCTGACCATATCTGCCATCGCCCAGTCCCCAAAGCGTTCCATCATCCTTGACATAAAGGAGATGGGCTAGACCCGAAGCTACCGAAACCACAGATTCTGCAATCTGGACGGGTGACTGCTCAAAGGTATCTTCGCCAGTCCCCAATTGGCCTTGAGAGCTTCGTCCCGATCCCCACAGAGTACCGTCGGTCTTAACAAAATACAGGTTGCTGTCTGAAGGGTATAGCTCGGCCGCGTCTTCTGCGATCACCACTGGCGACGTTCGGTTAACAGTCGTACCATCACCCAATCGTCCCCGACTATTTAGACCCATCGCCCTCAACCTAGCGTCCGAGTCGATGAAGAAGGATTGGTCCAGGGCTGCAGCGACCGAAATGACATTGTCAGCGATTGGAGATGGAGTGGTAGCCGCTTGCTCTGATCCCATACCC
Coding sequences within:
- a CDS encoding Ig-like domain-containing protein — protein: MSDSIEIPSQRPLKRPYFLLRTSDGRNHYFRYEIVRAVFHSTDPISRFLPRAEVVGKPDARAPSDQQEPALVYDFSELDLEDPAPLKYISDAEIEAFTAAVDAFLLRDANAATVSSYERELREHFRLPDPVKEKDAYWTYGPKKDRKLLILHGVEYEPETSVTLDTVISHLERNCRLPWGLAQDRVIERIQETGEPLSKFVARPTSNGFLVAGKRIPIEDTKPAKRFPPKLASAFRAAAEDFYRRAHDGNCSSNSEREWRSQFKLPDPKYSQNAYFLCKQDGQTSLLVSLSEKEKEENCIHLCEDPKIPATLNDQPTVASRLASLKPSIWIPVGIAAAGVALIGALATFIANRDTVGPTLDTSIGDNGIVALDDDTPSGPYTITLNFTETIDPGSLLNEAGESNLEVREDRSNVQWALAEVPELVGENQNQIRLTLARSMQEGTDYLVIAKNLSDLKGNITQEIETEFEFDDKLPPAINPERKPTAEGASARMVRIFFTDSLDERSVNDTRNYHIEPIVLAGSADGETKPLTIRDASYNKEDNSITLSVEADQNPFKESREYRATISGIEDTAGNEVDDDAPLIVRFSYVDTLAPKVEDVVANSSQYEIKIRFNESVQPDLSRIDDYLRFEDRNGNRIAIRRANLESANEVIAVETDAALRNGITYTAYVKDVPDRAINPNLLESETRLDFDFVGQSDLEGPSLVEASALSTRLLLTYSEAIDRRITNSDQFGRFVLEDEHQKRYEIAQAEIRDDKPNVLRLQTVELMPDDTQFTITTPGVTDNTRNKGNDKDLSLSFASRTMAGPIELQQAVYDPTTSNVLVKFNRRPTAAVLDSPHWFEFQPELEVKSISVSPDNPRELMVEVGELSPDAPYYQLNVSAELTALDESKPIKTLSTRFNERSGY